One segment of Sesamum indicum cultivar Zhongzhi No. 13 linkage group LG4, S_indicum_v1.0, whole genome shotgun sequence DNA contains the following:
- the LOC105160852 gene encoding LOB domain-containing protein 12-like, which produces MGGNSPCASCKLLRRRCAKDCVFAPYFPSDDPHKFAIVHKVFGASNVSKMLQELPVQQRADAVSSLVYEANARARDPVYGCVGAISYLQNQVCELQMQLAVAQAEILCIQMQQQEQQQQAALAPSLLQLEPDIDDDDDDHKSYFLHPHHLLNFTSDNSSANVIYDSFKKESHLYPHDMVS; this is translated from the exons ATGGGTGGGAACTCGCCGTGCGCTTCATGCAAGCTCCTCCGCCGGCGCTGCGCCAAGGACTGCGTATTCGCTCCGTATTTCCCGTCCGACGACCCCCACAAGTTCGCCATTGTTCACAAGGTCTTTGGTGCTAGCAATGTCAGCAAAATGTTGCAG GAGCTTCCGGTGCAGCAAAGGGCAGACGCGGTGAGCAGCCTAGTGTACGAGGCGAATGCAAGAGCGAGAGATCCGGTATACGGGTGCGTGGGCGCGATATCGTACCTGCAGAACCAAGTGTGTGAGCTCCAAATGCAGCTGGCTGTGGCTCAAGCTGAGATACTTTGCATTCAGATGCAGCAGCaagagcagcagcagcaggcGGCATTGGCTCCATCATTGCTGCAGCTTGAGCCGgatattgatgatgatgatgatgatcataaGTCGTATTTCCTCCACCCTCATCACTTGCTCAACTTCACCTCTGACAACTCTAGTGCAAATGTAATTTACGACTCTTTCAAGAAGGAATCCCACCTCTATCCCCATGACATGGTTTCTTAA